From Solidesulfovibrio carbinoliphilus subsp. oakridgensis, the proteins below share one genomic window:
- the map gene encoding type I methionyl aminopeptidase: protein MKKVRGIFLKNDLEIASMREAGRIVAIILRELREAVKPGVKTMVFEEIARKRCDDFKVKPAFLGMYGFPYALCCSVNEEVVHGFPSERVLVDGDLVSFDMGVVYDGFYGDSATTVPVGAVNGDREKLLRVTKESLEAGIAEARAGNDLYDISRAVQKYVEEHGLSVVRRFVGHGIGRKLHEKPEIPNFEPKGAPRVPLLPGMVLAIEPMVTAGGPDVEVLSDNWTAVTKDRSLSAHFEHTVAVTKNGPRILSLAD, encoded by the coding sequence TTGAAAAAGGTCAGGGGGATTTTCCTCAAAAACGACCTTGAAATCGCTTCCATGCGCGAAGCCGGCCGCATTGTGGCCATCATTTTGCGCGAATTGCGGGAAGCGGTCAAGCCCGGGGTCAAGACCATGGTCTTTGAGGAAATCGCGCGCAAGCGGTGCGACGATTTCAAGGTGAAGCCGGCCTTTCTCGGCATGTACGGCTTCCCCTATGCCCTGTGCTGCTCGGTCAATGAAGAAGTGGTGCACGGGTTCCCCTCGGAACGCGTGCTGGTCGACGGGGATCTGGTCAGCTTCGACATGGGGGTGGTCTACGACGGGTTCTACGGGGACTCGGCCACCACGGTCCCGGTCGGGGCAGTCAACGGCGACCGGGAGAAGCTCCTGCGGGTGACCAAGGAGTCGCTCGAAGCCGGGATTGCCGAAGCCCGGGCCGGCAACGACCTGTACGACATTTCGCGAGCCGTGCAGAAATATGTTGAAGAGCATGGCCTGAGTGTTGTAAGACGATTTGTTGGGCACGGCATCGGGAGGAAACTCCACGAAAAGCCGGAGATCCCCAATTTCGAGCCCAAGGGGGCACCCCGGGTCCCGCTTTTGCCCGGAATGGTGCTGGCCATTGAACCCATGGTGACTGCCGGCGGACCGGACGTCGAAGTGCTGTCCGACAATTGGACGGCCGTGACCAAGGACCGCAGCCTGTCCGCCCATTTCGAGCATACGGTGGCTGTGACCAAAAACGGTCCTCGGATTTTAAGCCTGGCTGATTGA
- the rpmJ gene encoding 50S ribosomal protein L36 yields MKVKPSVKKLCPKCKVIRRHGVVRVICENPRHKQRQG; encoded by the coding sequence ATGAAAGTGAAACCCTCGGTCAAAAAACTTTGTCCCAAGTGCAAAGTCATCCGGCGCCACGGCGTAGTGCGGGTGATCTGCGAGAACCCCCGGCACAAACAGCGCCAGGGATAA
- the rpsM gene encoding 30S ribosomal protein S13 translates to MARIAGVDLPKNKRMDIALTYIYGIGRTTALRILEVTGVDWTKNSDALSPEETNTIRKEIEANHKVEGDLRRDVTANIKRLMDIGCFRGLRHRRGLPCRGQRTHTNARTRKGPRRGVMAKKKK, encoded by the coding sequence GTGGCCAGAATCGCGGGAGTCGACCTTCCGAAGAACAAGCGGATGGATATCGCGCTGACCTACATTTACGGAATCGGCCGGACAACGGCCCTTCGTATCCTTGAGGTGACCGGCGTCGATTGGACCAAGAATTCGGACGCCCTCAGCCCTGAGGAAACCAACACCATCCGCAAGGAAATCGAGGCCAACCACAAGGTCGAGGGCGATTTGCGGCGTGATGTGACCGCCAATATCAAGCGCCTCATGGACATCGGCTGCTTTCGTGGCCTGCGCCACCGCCGCGGGCTGCCCTGCCGCGGCCAGCGCACCCACACCAATGCACGCACCCGCAAGGGCCCGCGTCGCGGCGTGATGGCCAAGAAAAAGAAGTAG